In the Afipia sp. GAS231 genome, GAACAGGACACGCCGAGCCCGATCGGCAGCGAGGCGCCATGGCGCGGCATCCGGATCACGCGCACGTCGTGGCAGAAATACTTTCCGCCGAACTGCGCACCGACGCCGAGCGACTGCGTCATCTTGAGGATCTCCTGCTCCATCTCGAGGTCGCGGAAGGCATTGCCATCAGGCGAGCCGTGCGTCGGCAGCGCATCGAGATAGCGCGCCGATGCCAGCTTCACCGTCTTCATGCAGAGTTCGGCCGAGGTGCCACCGATCACGATGGCCAGATGATACGGCGGGCACGCCGCGGTGCCGAGCGTCAGCACCTTCTCCTTCAGGAACGCCAGCAGGCGATCTTTCGTCAACACGGAGGGCGTGGCCTGGAACAGAAAACTCTTGTTGGCGCTTCCGCCGCCCTTGGCCATGAACATGAACTTGTAGGCGTCATCGCCCTCGGCGTAGATCTCGCACTGCGCCGGCATGTTGTTGGCGGTGTTCTTTTCCTCATACATCGTCAGCGGCGCCACCTGCGAATAGCGCAGGTTACGGCGCAGATAGGCGTCGCGCGCGCCTTCCGACAGCGCCGCCTCGTCGTCGCCATCGGTGATGACGTTGCAGCCCTTCTTGCCCATGATGATCGCGGTGCCGGTGTCTTGGCACATCGGCAACACGCCGCCGGCCGCGATGTTGGCGTTCTTCAGGAAGTCAAAGGCGACGAACTTGTCGTTGTCGCTGGCTTCCTTGTCGTCCAGGATGTTGCGCAGCTGCTTCAGATGCCCCGGCCGCAGATAGTGATTGATGTCGCCGAAGGCAGCCTCCGAAAGCGCCCGCAGCGCCTCGCGCGACACCACCAGCATGTCCTTGCCCAGCACCTTCTCGACCTGCACGCCCTCAGTCGTGACCTTCTTGTAGGGCGTGGTGTCTGCCCCCAGCGGAAACAGCGGCGTGTGCTTGTAGGGCGGAACGGGTTTTGGATCGGGAAAGGCGGTGGGGGCGTTCATGGGCGTGATCTCGGGTTGGAGCCGGCAGCGTCCGCAGGGCGCTGCGCGTAATAGACCCGTTCTAAGCACTTTTGCGACAAATGGAAGGTTTTGGCGGCCCCGCCAAAAGCTGGTCCGTCATGCCCGACGTGGGGCTGTAGGCCGCCATTACGCTGCTCGCCCTATCCCTTCCCGCCCTGCGGCATAGCCATCCAACAGCGCGCGGATCGTGCGCGGTCGCGGCTCACGTATTGACGTGTCCGCGCAGACCCTGCATGAACCTCCCCGCGCGCGTTTCAATGCTGTGGGGGTTTCATGACAAAAAGACTGCGCAACCACGCCGTGTCGGGCCTGCGGACCGCCGGTCTCGCTGCCGCGCTGATGTTGCTGGCCGCATTTTCGGCCTCGCCGGCGCGGGCCGACCGCTGTGACGATACCGCCAAGCAGCTTGCCGGCGGCATCGACGGCCTCAAGGTGGGTATCACCGCCGCCAACTACATCTACCTGTCGCACCCAGCGGCCAAGGAGCTGTCGCTCGGCTGCCGCGGCGCGAATTTCTCGATCGAGCTCTACGCCAAGACCGACCGCAAACCCAAGCCGGAATTCTTCAATCTCGTCGCCGCCGCGGCCGCCATCATCTTTACGGTGCCGAAGGACGATACCGCGACCGGCACCGCGCGCTGCATCAAGCGGATGGGGATTTTGCGCGGCGACAAGGTCTCGATGCGCTTTCGCCGGCTCAACATGGAATGCTCGCGCACCAAGACCGAGGCCTCGATCGTGGTGACCCGCGGCAAGGACGAGTAGTCCGCTCCCCGCCCGCTCGGGCCATCCATACACTTGTAGCGAAATCGCGCGCCTCTCGTTCACCATGGAACGGGATTGGCGGCGATGCTGCGGGATTGACCGGCCTGATTCACCACTCGTTCGTTTCAACCGGCCAGTGTCGGAAGCAACCAAAAGGATGTTTCCGATGAGTATCTCTGCTGTCGCCGCACCGGTGGCGATCACCCCGCCCGTCTCAAGCGCACCGCCCCAGGCGCCCCAGAAGTCCCCCGACGTGCAGAACGGCGCCGCCGCCGACGGTACCCGCTCGCCGCAGCCGACGCTGGTGGCCGCCCTGCCGCCCGGACAGGGCACGCGGGTCGACCAGCTGGCCTAACCTCCGACACCCAGCCGCGCGCGCCCTGCGGCCTGGAACCCGGCGCCGCAAGTTTGCCGAAAAACCGCGCCACCAGGCCGCCCGCGAGCGAACGGGATCGCGCATGATCGCAAAGCTGTTGCTGCAAAACACCCTCTTCATCGTCGCCTTGGGCGCGCTGCTGTTTGTGACGGCGGGTTCGCTGAACTGGCCGGCGGCATGGGTTTTCCTGGTTACCAACGCGATCATCGGTCCTGCCTGCGGGCTATGGCTTGCCTGGGCCGATCCGGCGCTGCTCGCCGAGCGCATGCGGCCAACCTTTCAGGCCGGCCAGCCCGCCGCCGACAAGACGTTCATGCTGATATTCGTTGTTGTGGCGCTTGCCTGGCTTATCGCCATCGGACTGGACCGGCGTGCGCACGCCTCTGATGTGCCGCAGGCGCTGCAGGTCATCGGCTTTGTGATGTACCTGCTGTGCACGGGTTTCATCATGTGAGTATTCCGGGAAAACTCCTTTGCCGCCCCCGTGGTCCGGGTGCAGGCCGAACGCGGCCACCATGTCATCTCCACCGGGCCCTACGCGATCGTCCGCCATCCCATGTATGGCAGCATCATGCTGTTCTTCTTTGGCGTGCCACTGCTGCTGGGCTCGTGGTGGGGTCTGCTGATCGCACCGGCATTTGCCGTGCTATTTGCCATTCGCACCGGGATCGAGGAGCGCGCGCTGGTGGCCGACCTGCCCGACTATGCTGACTACGCCGCTCGCGTGCGCTATCGTCTCTTGCCCGGAATTTGGTGAGGACACATGATGGCGGTTACATATGCCAGATAGCAAGACCTATACCGGCGGCTGCCATTGCGGCCAGGTGCGCTTCGAATGCACCACCGACATGGCCATGGTGACCGCGTGCAACTGCTCGATCTGCACCAAGAAAGGCCTGCACTTCACCTTTCTGGCGCCGCAGAGTTTTCAGCTGCGCGCCGGCGAGGACAATCTGCGGGAATACCTGTTCAACAAGCACGCCATCCGCCATCAGCTCTGCCTCGATTGCGGCGTCGACGTCTTCGCCCGCGGCAAGAAGCCCGACGGCACCGACGTGGTGGCGCTGAACGTCTCCTGCATCGACGGCATTGATCTGTCGAAGCTGGCGATGACGCCGTTCGACGGCAGGAACAGGTGAGCAGCGACAACACCATCAGCCGTAATGGCCGGGCTTGACCCGGCCATCCACGTCTTTGGCGCTGCGAAAAAAGTAAGTCGTGGATGCCCGGGTCAAGCCCGGGCATGACGGAGAATTAGGCGTTAGGCGCCCCTACCCATCCAGCGCCTTGTACCTTCTGAAAATTCCGTCCTCGTTGAACGCGATCCGCCGATCGCTCGCCAGATACGCCTTGATGTTCGGCCGCGCCGCGATGCGGTCGCGCAGGCCGACCAGCCCCGGGATTTCCATCTCGAACGCCTTCATGCGTTTTGGAAATGCATAGCGTAGCCCTTCCACGATCTGGAATAGAGACAGATCGACATAAGTGAGCCGGCGGCCGGTAATATAGCTGCCGCCGTTGGCCGCCAGCAAATCTTCGAAATAACCGAGATACTTCGGCACGCGCGAAT is a window encoding:
- a CDS encoding fumarate hydratase, with the translated sequence MNAPTAFPDPKPVPPYKHTPLFPLGADTTPYKKVTTEGVQVEKVLGKDMLVVSREALRALSEAAFGDINHYLRPGHLKQLRNILDDKEASDNDKFVAFDFLKNANIAAGGVLPMCQDTGTAIIMGKKGCNVITDGDDEAALSEGARDAYLRRNLRYSQVAPLTMYEEKNTANNMPAQCEIYAEGDDAYKFMFMAKGGGSANKSFLFQATPSVLTKDRLLAFLKEKVLTLGTAACPPYHLAIVIGGTSAELCMKTVKLASARYLDALPTHGSPDGNAFRDLEMEQEILKMTQSLGVGAQFGGKYFCHDVRVIRMPRHGASLPIGLGVSCSADRQVLGKITKDGVYLEELEHNPAQYLPAVEQSLGGEVVKIDLNQPMKDILATLAQHPIKTRVSMSGTMIVARDSAHAKLRERLEKGEPLPDYFKNHPVYYAGPAKTPDGYASGAFGPTTAGRMDSFVDQFQAAGGSMVMVAKGNRAVAVREACKKHGGFYLGSIGGAAANLAEHCIKKVEVLEYPELGMEAIWRIEVEDFPAFIIIDDKGNDFFKELNLG
- a CDS encoding isoprenylcysteine carboxylmethyltransferase family protein, with amino-acid sequence MQAERGHHVISTGPYAIVRHPMYGSIMLFFFGVPLLLGSWWGLLIAPAFAVLFAIRTGIEERALVADLPDYADYAARVRYRLLPGIW
- a CDS encoding GFA family protein; the encoded protein is MPDSKTYTGGCHCGQVRFECTTDMAMVTACNCSICTKKGLHFTFLAPQSFQLRAGEDNLREYLFNKHAIRHQLCLDCGVDVFARGKKPDGTDVVALNVSCIDGIDLSKLAMTPFDGRNR